In Ovis aries strain OAR_USU_Benz2616 breed Rambouillet chromosome 22, ARS-UI_Ramb_v3.0, whole genome shotgun sequence, the DNA window AGCCATGGGCAGCGTGAGCAGCCTCATCTCAGGCCGGCCCTGCCCCGGGGGGCCGGCTCCTCCTCGCCACCATGGTCCCCCTGGACCCACCTTCTTCCGCCAGCAGGATGGGCTGCTGCGGGGTGGCTACGAGGCACAGGAGCCACTGTGCCCAGCTGTGCCCCCCAGGAAGGCTGTCCCTGGTACCAACTTTACCTACATCAACGAGGACTTCCGGACAGAGTCACCCCCCAGCCCAAGCAGTGACCTTGAAGATGCCCGAGAGCAGCGGGCACGCAATGCTCACCTCCGTGGTCCCCCACCAAAGCTCATCCCTGTCTCTGGAAAGCTAGAGAAGGTGAGGACCAGCCCTTCTTTTGAGGGTCTGGGTGGAATcagaggtcccctggagaagctgAAATTTGGAGACCTATTTATAGGAAGGAGTGTGGGCTCCAGATTCACCAGACTTGGGTTCTTATCCCAGCTCTACCTCACTCAGGGACAtcatttaacctttctgagcctcagtttctgtgtTTGTAAAATGGAGGTAACAGGTCAAttctcataggattgttgtgagaattaaatcaaataatatgtgtaaagtgtttagcatagtgcctggcacataataggtactcaataaatgttagcttctTAGAAATACTGTTTTAAATAGCTAGTGTGTGTTTGCATTTGTGCAAAGCCTGTAACTCCctcagcctccatttcctcatctatgtaTGCAATAGCGATGATATTTTGCTTGCATGGATTTTGTAATGACCTGAGAGGTACATTTTAAGTTGCCTGACGTAAGTAAAGCTGACACAGGGGGCCCTCAGCCAGTGGTAGCAATTGTTATTACTATATGGGGACTGGGGGCCCTGGATGGGAGGGCAGGGAGTGTGATAAGGGCTTCAAGAGATTGGGCGGCTCATCCCTATTGTCAAATGGCACCTCATTTCAGAACATGGAGAAAATTGTGATCCGCCCAACAGCCTTCAAGCCAGTGCTGCCCAAACCTCGAGGGGTACCATCCCTACCTAGCTTCCTGGGTCCTCGGGCCACCGGACCGTCGGGGAGCCAAGGCAGCCTAACGCAGCTGTTCGGGGGcccggcctcctcctcctcttcctcctcctcctcggctGCCGACAAACCCCTGATACTGAGTGGCTGGGCCAGCGGCTGCCCATCGGGGACTCTGTCTGACTCTGGCCGAAACTCATTGTCCAGCTTGCCCACTTACAGCACCGGGGGTGCCGAGCCGGCTACCAACTCCCCAGGCGGGCACCTGCCCTCCCACGGTCCTGGGCGGGGCGTCCTGCCGGGGCCAGCCCGAGGAGCCCCCACCGGGCCCTCCCACTCAGACAGCGGCCGATCTTCCTCCAGCAAGAGCACAGGCTCCCTGGGGGGTCGCATGGCTGGGGGGCTCTTGGGCAGCGGTCCCCGGGCCTCCCCTGACAGCAGCTCTTGTGGGGAACGCTCCccaccaccgcccccaccccctccacccccttcGGACGAGGCCCTGCTGCACTGTGTCCTGGAAGGAAAGCTCCGAGACCGGGAGGCAGAGCTGCAGCAGCTGCGGGACAGTCTGGACGAGAGTGAGGTGACCATGTGCCAGGTGTGGTCAGTGGCAGTGATGGGGGTGGCATGGCAGGACATCCACAGGTGCTGGGCATACAAGATGCATTTCTGTCTGTCAAGAGGCAGGTGTTGGGCTGGtgacccccatccccaccccagctgTCTGGCTTAAACTGTAGAGTGGTTAACACGGCACCACCATATACTGTCTTTCAGACTTGAGCACGTTACTCAGTTgtactgagcctcagtttcctcaccataaatggggatattcctgacctgaGGGTTATCATTAAGGATTAAGCAGGGAAAAGGGTGTAAAGTGCTTAGATCAATGCCtggcacctgggaagtcccacacgCTTGCTATTGTTGTCTTTTCATAAAAGTAGTTGTTACTGTTGGTATCCTAGTTATTGTCACTGTTGAATCCACCTTCCCTGAGCCCAGGAcagtgggccaccagggcagTTGGTGACTGGGGTGCTGGGGGTGGCCAGGGTTCGAGGTGTGGGGGAGCCTCCAGGACCCAGGCCTGCCCTCTCGCCCGCAGGTGTACGAGGAGCGGCAACGGCACTGGCCCCGTGAGCGAGAGGCTCTGCGAGAGGATGGTGTGGCCCGGGCCCAGCGGGCCCAACAGCTGCTGCAGCTTCAGGTGTTCCAGCTGCAGCAGGAGAAGCGGCAGCTGCAGGACGACTTTGCGCAGCTGCTGCAGGAACGTGAGCAGCTGGAGCGGCGCTGCGCCGCCTTCGAGCGGGAGCAACGGGAGCTCGGGCCACGGCTAGAGGAGACCAAGTGGGAGGTGAGCTGTACCAGgaggagcagggagcagggcctTCAGTGAGGGGGTAAGGCTTGAAAGGAGGGGCCCAGCCACATCCCTTCACCTGCCATCCCCAGAGGGCCTCCCCTTGCTCACCTTTGTGAGATGAGGCTCCGCCCTCTGACCTCCCTTTCTGGGTAGGGGTCTCCTTGGGGGCCTCCACGTTCGTTCTCCTCATGGCTCTGCTCTAAGTGCTCAGGTAGCCAGTGACATTCCCATCCACTGCCTTCCCACCAATGGTAAGAATGAGAATGTAGTGCTTACTCCTTGACAGGTACTGCTACTCGAAGCATGTAACGTAGAGTATCGTCTAATCCTTGTAATAACCCTGTGAATTGGGTGCTGTTCACACCCTCATTTCGTCGGTGAGGCAAAGGAGACCCAGAAGGGATGGAGCCTGAGATCACACTCCACACACAGTGGCGGAGCTGAgatctgaacccaggcagtcCGGCTCTAGTTAGCATCTATGCTTTCCACCAAGATACTGTTGTGCCTCCCAACTGGAAATGCAGCCACTGCCCTTTGCTGCTTCCACTCCTGCCAAACCCGCATGAAGCTGGTGTTTCATGATGGTTTAAAGACCCCAGCTTTGAAACCAGAATAAGATCTGGGTCTATATTCCACCTTAGCCAATGAATAGctgcctcagtgtcttcatctgtaaaataggtacAGTGATCAAACTGCCTCTCCCCAAATGCCCAGCTTGATGTCAGGGCCTGGCCACCTGGGAGAACCTTCTCACCATCTTTTCCAACTGTCTCCTACCCCTAGGTGTGCCAGAAGTCAGGTGAGATCTCCCTGCTGAAGCAGCAACTGAAGGAATCTCAGGCAGAGCTGGTACAGAAGGGCAGCGAGCTGGTGGCCCTGCGCGTGGCACTGCGGGAGGCCCGGGCAGCGCTTCGGGTCAGTGAGGGCCGGGCACGGGGCCTCCAGGAGGCGGCCCGAACAcgggagctggagctggaggccTGTTCCCAGGAGCTGCAGCGGCACCGTCAAGAGGCTGAGCGGCTGCGGGAGAAAGCTGGGCAGTTGGACAGTGAGGCCGCCGGACTCCGGGAACCCCCTGTGCCACCTGCCGCTGCTGACCCATTCCTCCTGGCAGAGAGTGATGAGGCCAAGGCACAACGGGCCGCCGCCGGGG includes these proteins:
- the LZTS2 gene encoding leucine zipper putative tumor suppressor 2 isoform X1, whose product is MAIVQTLPVPLEPAPEAATAPQAPAMGSVSSLISGRPCPGGPAPPRHHGPPGPTFFRQQDGLLRGGYEAQEPLCPAVPPRKAVPGTNFTYINEDFRTESPPSPSSDLEDAREQRARNAHLRGPPPKLIPVSGKLEKNMEKIVIRPTAFKPVLPKPRGVPSLPSFLGPRATGPSGSQGSLTQLFGGPASSSSSSSSSAADKPLILSGWASGCPSGTLSDSGRNSLSSLPTYSTGGAEPATNSPGGHLPSHGPGRGVLPGPARGAPTGPSHSDSGRSSSSKSTGSLGGRMAGGLLGSGPRASPDSSSCGERSPPPPPPPPPPSDEALLHCVLEGKLRDREAELQQLRDSLDESEVTMCQVYEERQRHWPREREALREDGVARAQRAQQLLQLQVFQLQQEKRQLQDDFAQLLQEREQLERRCAAFEREQRELGPRLEETKWEVCQKSGEISLLKQQLKESQAELVQKGSELVALRVALREARAALRVSEGRARGLQEAARTRELELEACSQELQRHRQEAERLREKAGQLDSEAAGLREPPVPPAAADPFLLAESDEAKAQRAAAGVGGSLRAQVERLRAELQRERRRGEEQRDSFEGERLAWQAEKEQVIRYQKQLQHNYIQMYRRNRQLEQELQQLSLELEARELADLGLAEPAPCICLEEITATEI
- the LZTS2 gene encoding leucine zipper putative tumor suppressor 2 isoform X2, which encodes MAIVQTLPVPLEPAPEAATAPQAPAMGSVSSLISGRPCPGGPAPPRHHGPPGPTFFRQQDGLLRGGYEAQEPLCPAVPPRKAVPGTNFTYINEDFRTESPPSPSSDLEDAREQRARNAHLRGPPPKLIPVSGKLEKNMEKIVIRPTAFKPVLPKPRGVPSLPSFLGPRATGPSGSQGSLTQLFGGPASSSSSSSSSAADKPLILSGWASGCPSGTLSDSGRNSLSSLPTYSTGGAEPATNSPGGHLPSHGPGRGVLPGPARGAPTGPSHSDSGRSSSSKSTGSLGGRMAGGLLGSGPRASPDSSSCGERSPPPPPPPPPPSDEALLHCVLEGKLRDREAELQQLRDSLDESEVYEERQRHWPREREALREDGVARAQRAQQLLQLQVFQLQQEKRQLQDDFAQLLQEREQLERRCAAFEREQRELGPRLEETKWEVCQKSGEISLLKQQLKESQAELVQKGSELVALRVALREARAALRVSEGRARGLQEAARTRELELEACSQELQRHRQEAERLREKAGQLDSEAAGLREPPVPPAAADPFLLAESDEAKAQRAAAGVGGSLRAQVERLRAELQRERRRGEEQRDSFEGERLAWQAEKEQVIRYQKQLQHNYIQMYRRNRQLEQELQQLSLELEARELADLGLAEPAPCICLEEITATEI